Part of the Rhodobacteraceae bacterium M385 genome is shown below.
GATCCGCCACGACGGTTTCGCCAAACAGCTCCTTTCCCACATGGACCGGGTTCACCGGCACCACGCGAAAGCCTTTCAGCTTCAGGTATCGCGCCACGTAATGGCTTGGCCGCACCGGATTGGGCGACACGCCCACGCAGGCAAAGCTACGGGAAGAGCGCAACACATGGCGCAACAGATCATCAGAGGGAGTCGTCGTCATGGCCCCACCCTATCAAACAAAAAAGGCGCCCGCAGCGGGTTTTCACCGGCGGGCGCAGTTTCGGAACGAGGGACAGAGATGGGCGCGCAGGGTTCCGTCCCGCGCTGCCTGATTCCTATATGGGGCCTGTAACCGGATCTTGAAGGTCGGCAACAAAAACGTGATCGCGCCGGAAATGGCCTAGTCGAAAATGTCCTCGATCACGTCAAACGCCTCTTCCAGCGCTTTTTTCCAGATCGACGAGCGGCGTTTCTTCTTCTTGCGCCCCTTCTTGGGCCGCTCTGCCGCCCGGTCCTTTGGTCGATAGCCATGGGGGGCGATTGTTTCCGGGGATCGTTTCACGCCCTCGCGCCGCGCCTCGGGCGGCTTCAGCCATTTCATCTCGTGCAACGGTGCCCCGCAAGCGCCACAGGCCAGCTCATGCCCCTCCCGCGCAGTCAGGCGCAGGGTTTGCCTGCGTCCGCAGTAACAGCAGGTCGCGATCTTCGTGGCATGTGGCATCGGCGTATTAGCCCCTCGTTAGGGCATATAGGGCCACCGCCGCCGCGTTGGAGACGTTGAGCGACCCGAAGTCGCGGGCAAAGGGGATTTTCGCCAGTTCGTCGCATAATTCGCGTGTACGCTCACGCAGCCCCGGCCCTTCAGCCCCCAGAACCAGCGCGATGTTACTTTCCGCGTGGCGGGTAGCGACGGCGTCGATGGGTTCTGCCCCCTCTTCCGCCAAGCCGACCATCCAAAAGCCATCGGCCTTTAGGGCCTCCATCGCGTCGCCAAGGTTGCCGATGCGTGCGTAGGGCATCCGTTCCAACGCGCCCGAAGCGGTTTTGGCCAAAGCCCCGGTTTCCGGCGCAGAATGGCGGGCGGGGGCGATTACGGCGGTCGCGCCGAACACCTCGGCCGAGCGGAGAATCGCGCCCACGTTGTGCGGATCACTCACCCGGTCCAGCATCACCACAACCGAACGTTTGGCCCCATCGCCGCGCGCCAAGGCCCGCCAATCACCCCAATCGAGCGGTTTGACCTCGACCGCAGCCCCCTGGTGGACTGATCCAGCATCAAGGGGCACAGGGAATTTGCGGGGATCGGCGATCTCTGCCTCAATCCCGCGTGCGTCGATGGCATCGGCCAGTTTGCCCTGCGCATTCAGGGACACGACCAAGCGCAAGACCTGCCGATCTGGGTTGGCAAGGGCATCGCGCACGGCATGAAGGCCGAATAACCAGATGGTTTCCGCCGCCGCCGCCCGTTTGCCGCGTTCTTTATCAATCACCCAAGTCGGTTTTTTGGCCATGATACCCTCAGCCTTTGTGTGTGGCTTCCTTACTGCGCAGCACTTGAGCCAAGCGCAAGGCGCATTCCCGCTTGACCCCCCCGCCGGACGTCGATATTCCGCGCTCACGCCGGAGAAATCCGGCCCCGGTGGGCGACAGGCCGCAAGGTGTGGCAGGGGACTGTAACTCCCTCGAGGCGACTCACGCCTGGTTCGATTCCAGGGTCGCCCACCATTTCACTTCTCGACATGATTGATGGAACCAGCCCACCCCACGGGGGCGGCGTTTTTTGGCACCCTATCTGGAAAACGGCCACACCCAGCGAGGGAATGGCGGTCGTTGATTCATCGGCCCCTTAGGACAGTGCCGGATCGACCATAGGCTTGGGTGTGGGGACGGCCCGGTTGGCCCGCTTCTCCCCCAGCATCAGCATCGCAGGGGTCACGACGAGGGTGAGGATCGTGGCCACAATCAACCCGCCCGCGATGGCGCTGGAAAGCTCGGTCCACCATTGGGTGGAAGGCGCGCCGTAGACGATTTCGCGGGTAAAGAAATTGATGTTCAAGCCAATCACCATGGGCATCAGCCCCAGAGCTGTCGTGATCGAGGTCAACACAACCGGACGCAAGCGTTGTGCGCCCGTCCGCAATGCGGCCTCCAGCGGCGACTGCCCGGCGCGTTTGAGGTCATTGTAGGTGTCGATCAGAACGATATTGTTGTTCACCACGATGCCTGCCAATGCGATCACCCCGATTCCGCCCATCACCACGCCAAATGGGCGTCCGGTAATGACCAACCCCAGCAAAACCCCCGCGACCGAGAAGATGATTGCGCTCATCACGATGAAGCTTTGGTAGAAGTTGTTGAACTGGGTCACGAGGATCACGAACATCAACACGATGGCAGCGATAAAGGCACTGACAAGGAAGATCATCGCGTCGGCCTGATCCTCGGCCTCGCCCGCAAAGGTGTATTCAGCCCCAGCCGGTAGCTCTGCGGCCTCCAGTGCGGCCGTCAGCGCGATGACCTGATCGTTCACCAAGACATCAGGGGCCACGTTTGCTTCGATCGTGACAACGCGGCGTTCGTCGAGGCGGCGAATGGTGCCGACCCGTTCAGTCGGGGCGAACGTCACAAAGTTGGAGATCGGCACAAG
Proteins encoded:
- the rlmB gene encoding 23S rRNA (guanosine(2251)-2'-O)-methyltransferase RlmB, with the translated sequence MAKKPTWVIDKERGKRAAAAETIWLFGLHAVRDALANPDRQVLRLVVSLNAQGKLADAIDARGIEAEIADPRKFPVPLDAGSVHQGAAVEVKPLDWGDWRALARGDGAKRSVVVMLDRVSDPHNVGAILRSAEVFGATAVIAPARHSAPETGALAKTASGALERMPYARIGNLGDAMEALKADGFWMVGLAEEGAEPIDAVATRHAESNIALVLGAEGPGLRERTRELCDELAKIPFARDFGSLNVSNAAAVALYALTRG